The following are encoded together in the Oncorhynchus kisutch isolate 150728-3 linkage group LG8, Okis_V2, whole genome shotgun sequence genome:
- the LOC109896112 gene encoding serine/threonine-protein kinase A-Raf isoform X1 has product MSSNSSSCSSSGETSPEDVPRGGGTIRVYLPNKQRTVVNVRPGQTVYDSLDKALKVRGLSQDCCAVFRLLEGRKRLTDWNTDITPLVGEELLVDVLDDVPLAMHNFVRKTFFKLAYCDFCHKFLFNGFRCQTCGYKFHQHCSSKVPTVCVDMDTMTKRFTPNPCTDEYPQISILLPDNSISQSDIALTPDSSGHGLLSPTSAFLFPQPVGDGPSLQRHRSTSTPNVHMVSTVGPAGVSIIEEALKIQNNTMGPEPSSKPSTSPPSLDSPGRRPPKSPSEHKERKPSSSDDKKKVHRGGYRDSSYYWEVHSREVTMQKRIGAGSFGTVFKGKWHGDVAIKILKVTEPTPEQLQAFKNEMQVLRKTRHVNILLFMGFMTKPNFAIITQWCEGSSLYRHLHVSETKFETMRRIDVARQTAQGMDYLHAKNIIHRDLKSNNIFLHEGWTVKIGDFGLATVKSRWSGSEQVEQPSGSILWMAPEVIRMQDTNPYTFQSDVYGYGVVLFELMSGTLPYSQINNRDQILFMVGRGYLSPDLSLLSSSSPKSLKRLIIDCLKFKRDERPLFPQIMLGIEQVQDLLPKIERSASEPSLHRAVHAEELNPLLFNTTRLMPI; this is encoded by the exons ATGTCCTCCAACTCCTCCTCTTGCTCCTCCTCTGGTGAGACCAGTCCAGAGGATGTGCCCCGAGGTGGCGGCACCATCCGTGTCTACCTCCCCAATAAACAGAGGACTGTG GTGAATGTTCGCCCTGGCCAGACTGTTTATGACAGTTTGGATAAAGCCCTTAAAGTGAGGGGCCTGAGCCAGGACTGTTGCGCAGTGTTTAGACTCCTAGAGGG TCGCAAGAGACTAACTGATTGGAACACTGACATCACCCCGCTGGTAGGAGAAGAGCTGCTTGTAGATGTGTTGGATGATGTCCCTCTCGCCATGCATAACTTT GTACGGAAAACCTTCTTCAAGTTGGCCTATTGTGACTTCTGCCACAAGTTTCTGTTCAACGGCTTCAGATGTCAGACATGTGGCTACAAGTTTCACCAGCACTGCAGCAGCAAagttcccactgtgtgtgtggacatggaCACTATGACAAAACG GTTCACACCTAATCCCTGCACAGATGAGTACCCTCAGATATCCATACTGTTGCCAGACAACTCCATATCCCAGAGCGACATAGCCTTAACCCCAGATTCTTCTGG GCATGGACTTCTGTCCCCGACCTCTGCCTTCCTGTTTCCCCAGCCAGTTGGAGATGGACCATCCCTACAGAGGCATCGGTCCACCTCCACCCCCAACGTCCACATGGTCAGCACTGTGGGCCCTGCCGGAGTCAGCATCATAGAG GAGGcgttaaaaatacaaaacaatacaatgG GTCCTGAACCCTCATCCAAACCCTCCACCAGCCCCCCCTCCCTGGACTCCCCTGGCAGGAGACCCCCTAAATCCCCCTCAGAGCACAAAGAGCGCAAGCCCTCTTCATCTGACGACAAAAAGAAAGTG CACCGTGGCGGTTATAGAGACTCAAGTTACTACTGGGAGGTCCACTCTCGAGAAGTCACCATGCAGAAAAGGATAGGTGCAGGGTCCTTTGGGACTGTTTTCAAGGGAAAGTGGCATGGAGATGTGGCCATCAAGATCCTCAAAGTGACAGAGCCAACACCTGAGCAGCTGCAGGCTTTTAAAAATGAAATGCAAGTCCTAAG aaAGACACGCCACGTCAACATTCTGCTGTTTATGGGCTTTATGACTAAGCCTAACTTTGCCATCATCACACAGTGGTGTGAGGGCAGCAGCCTGTACCGTCATCTGCATGTCTCCGAGACCAAGTTTGAAACCATGCGCCGCATCGACGTTGCCAGGCAGACAGCACAGGGCATGGA ttatcttcatgccaagaatataattCATCGAGACCTGAAATCAAACA ACATCTTCCTCCATGAGGGCTGGACTGTGAAGATCGGGGACTTTGGGCTGGCCACAGTGAAGTCTCGATGGAGTGGCTCCGAGCAGGTAGAACAGCCTAGCGGTTCCATTCTGTGGATG GCTCCTGAGGTGATCCGGATGCAGGACACCAACCCTTATACGTTTCAGTCAGACGTGTATGGCTACGGGGTGGTTCTGTTTGAGCTGATGTCAGGGACTCTGCCTTATTCCCAGATCAACAACAGAGACCAG ATACTCTTTATGGTTGGGCGAGGCTATTTGTCTCCAGACCTCAGTTTGCTGTCCAGTAGCTCACCCAAATCATTGAAGAGGCTCATCATTGACTGCCTGAAGTTCAAACGTGATGAGAGGCCCCTCTTTCCACAG ATCATGTTAGGCATTGAGCAGGTCCAGGACCTGTTACCAAAAATCGAGCGGAGTGCCTCAGAGCCCTCCCTCCACAGGGCTGTGCAtgcagaggaactgaacccactcCTGTTCAACACCACTCGGCTGATGCCCATTTGA
- the LOC109896112 gene encoding serine/threonine-protein kinase A-Raf isoform X2 — protein sequence MSSNSSSCSSSGETSPEDVPRGGGTIRVYLPNKQRTVVNVRPGQTVYDSLDKALKVRGLSQDCCAVFRLLEGRKRLTDWNTDITPLVGEELLVDVLDDVPLAMHNFVRKTFFKLAYCDFCHKFLFNGFRCQTCGYKFHQHCSSKVPTVCVDMDTMTKRHGLLSPTSAFLFPQPVGDGPSLQRHRSTSTPNVHMVSTVGPAGVSIIEEALKIQNNTMGPEPSSKPSTSPPSLDSPGRRPPKSPSEHKERKPSSSDDKKKVHRGGYRDSSYYWEVHSREVTMQKRIGAGSFGTVFKGKWHGDVAIKILKVTEPTPEQLQAFKNEMQVLRKTRHVNILLFMGFMTKPNFAIITQWCEGSSLYRHLHVSETKFETMRRIDVARQTAQGMDYLHAKNIIHRDLKSNNIFLHEGWTVKIGDFGLATVKSRWSGSEQVEQPSGSILWMAPEVIRMQDTNPYTFQSDVYGYGVVLFELMSGTLPYSQINNRDQILFMVGRGYLSPDLSLLSSSSPKSLKRLIIDCLKFKRDERPLFPQIMLGIEQVQDLLPKIERSASEPSLHRAVHAEELNPLLFNTTRLMPI from the exons ATGTCCTCCAACTCCTCCTCTTGCTCCTCCTCTGGTGAGACCAGTCCAGAGGATGTGCCCCGAGGTGGCGGCACCATCCGTGTCTACCTCCCCAATAAACAGAGGACTGTG GTGAATGTTCGCCCTGGCCAGACTGTTTATGACAGTTTGGATAAAGCCCTTAAAGTGAGGGGCCTGAGCCAGGACTGTTGCGCAGTGTTTAGACTCCTAGAGGG TCGCAAGAGACTAACTGATTGGAACACTGACATCACCCCGCTGGTAGGAGAAGAGCTGCTTGTAGATGTGTTGGATGATGTCCCTCTCGCCATGCATAACTTT GTACGGAAAACCTTCTTCAAGTTGGCCTATTGTGACTTCTGCCACAAGTTTCTGTTCAACGGCTTCAGATGTCAGACATGTGGCTACAAGTTTCACCAGCACTGCAGCAGCAAagttcccactgtgtgtgtggacatggaCACTATGACAAAACG GCATGGACTTCTGTCCCCGACCTCTGCCTTCCTGTTTCCCCAGCCAGTTGGAGATGGACCATCCCTACAGAGGCATCGGTCCACCTCCACCCCCAACGTCCACATGGTCAGCACTGTGGGCCCTGCCGGAGTCAGCATCATAGAG GAGGcgttaaaaatacaaaacaatacaatgG GTCCTGAACCCTCATCCAAACCCTCCACCAGCCCCCCCTCCCTGGACTCCCCTGGCAGGAGACCCCCTAAATCCCCCTCAGAGCACAAAGAGCGCAAGCCCTCTTCATCTGACGACAAAAAGAAAGTG CACCGTGGCGGTTATAGAGACTCAAGTTACTACTGGGAGGTCCACTCTCGAGAAGTCACCATGCAGAAAAGGATAGGTGCAGGGTCCTTTGGGACTGTTTTCAAGGGAAAGTGGCATGGAGATGTGGCCATCAAGATCCTCAAAGTGACAGAGCCAACACCTGAGCAGCTGCAGGCTTTTAAAAATGAAATGCAAGTCCTAAG aaAGACACGCCACGTCAACATTCTGCTGTTTATGGGCTTTATGACTAAGCCTAACTTTGCCATCATCACACAGTGGTGTGAGGGCAGCAGCCTGTACCGTCATCTGCATGTCTCCGAGACCAAGTTTGAAACCATGCGCCGCATCGACGTTGCCAGGCAGACAGCACAGGGCATGGA ttatcttcatgccaagaatataattCATCGAGACCTGAAATCAAACA ACATCTTCCTCCATGAGGGCTGGACTGTGAAGATCGGGGACTTTGGGCTGGCCACAGTGAAGTCTCGATGGAGTGGCTCCGAGCAGGTAGAACAGCCTAGCGGTTCCATTCTGTGGATG GCTCCTGAGGTGATCCGGATGCAGGACACCAACCCTTATACGTTTCAGTCAGACGTGTATGGCTACGGGGTGGTTCTGTTTGAGCTGATGTCAGGGACTCTGCCTTATTCCCAGATCAACAACAGAGACCAG ATACTCTTTATGGTTGGGCGAGGCTATTTGTCTCCAGACCTCAGTTTGCTGTCCAGTAGCTCACCCAAATCATTGAAGAGGCTCATCATTGACTGCCTGAAGTTCAAACGTGATGAGAGGCCCCTCTTTCCACAG ATCATGTTAGGCATTGAGCAGGTCCAGGACCTGTTACCAAAAATCGAGCGGAGTGCCTCAGAGCCCTCCCTCCACAGGGCTGTGCAtgcagaggaactgaacccactcCTGTTCAACACCACTCGGCTGATGCCCATTTGA
- the LOC109896111 gene encoding leukocyte surface antigen CD53-like, with the protein MAQNCLKCLKYTMCVVNFLCFICGTAGFGFGVFMMMNSKVSSLIPSLSSLNIANMLFITGIIMTCVSFLGFLGALKENRCLLVTFFILLFILMLVELTAAFLLLLYESKIDSFLQRDLTDSLEKSRESAKGGNSTMSKGDWDIIQTMFHCCGVHNSSDWKDKVPASCCSKTQCHINQPGCYNKLKAWFEGNFLATGVAVIVLCIIEVLGMCFSVTLFCHISQSGLSYK; encoded by the exons ATCTGTGGAACTGCAGGGTTTGGTTTTGGAGTGTTCATGATGATGAACTCGAAGGTGTCATCTCTCATCCCATCCCTGTCCTCCTTGAACATTGCCAACATGCTCTTCATCACCGGCATCATCATGACCTGTGTGTCCTTCCTGGGGTTCCTGGGGGCCCTGAAAGAGAACCGCTGCCTCCTTGTCACT TTTTTCATCCTGCTGTTCATTCTGATGTTGGTGGAGCTGACTGCAGCCTTTCTACTGCTTTTATATGAGAGCAAG ATTGACAGCTTCCTACAGAGGGATCTCACAGACAGTCTGGAGAAGTCCAGGGAATCAGCTAAAGGTGGGAATTCAACAATGAGCAAGGGCGACTGGGACATCATTCAGACCATG TTCCATTGCTGTGGGGTCCATAACTCAAGTGACTGGAAGGATAAAGTGCCTGCGTCCTGCTGCTCCAAGACCCAATGTCACATCAATCAGCCG GGTTGTTACAATAAATTGAAGGCCTGGTTTGAGGGGAACTTCCTAGCCACTGGAGTTGCTGTGATTGTGCTCTGCATTATTGAG GTCCTGGGCATGTGTTTTTCCGTGACTCTGTTTTGCCACATAAGCCAGTCTGGACTCAGCTACAAATGA